From one Streptomyces sp. N50 genomic stretch:
- a CDS encoding FAD-dependent monooxygenase, whose product MSMKQAPQAGDVVHTDVLVVGAGPAGLTAAAFLAEYGVDAITVTKYPSTAPTPRAHITNQRTVEVLRDLGIEDRVREIAMPADLMGTNVWATSFAGVELARMMTWGEGLDRRSEYAAASPCDMCNAPQNVLEPVILAAARERKADIRFNTELIDIKQDDEGVRATLRRRDDGAEYTVEARYVIGADGGNSTVARVLDFAMEGEAGIGSAFTVWIEADLTRFAKHRPGALFWVSPPGTNVLWSPWTTIVPHTEWMALFLMHDLLPADTSDEAVAEIVRAGIGDPDVEFKIKHIGQWQVNHVVAERYRKGRVFLAGDAAHRHPPSNGLGSNTSIQDSYNLAWKLALVLRGDAGEELLDSYHDERKPVGRQVIDRAIKSLAQLQPLSETIGLAYGQTPEQGWAIVDELFAPGEAGAARRAKLLDAVQLVNYQLNAHGVELGQRYTSTAVADDGTPFPEYTRDPELHYHPTTHPGAHLPHVRLQHGTEYVSTLDLVGHGRFTVLTGVDGAAWTEAAAAVSRETGLTIEARTIGMRAEYDDVLGEWTRIREFDDDGCLLVRPDRHVAWRSRNSVGDPVETLRGVLASVLGTPSGND is encoded by the coding sequence ATGTCAATGAAGCAGGCGCCGCAAGCGGGCGACGTCGTCCACACGGACGTTCTGGTCGTCGGCGCCGGACCCGCGGGGCTGACCGCGGCCGCGTTTCTGGCCGAGTACGGCGTCGACGCGATCACTGTGACCAAGTACCCGTCGACCGCACCCACCCCTCGCGCGCACATCACCAACCAGCGGACCGTGGAGGTGCTGCGCGACCTGGGCATCGAGGACCGGGTCCGCGAGATCGCCATGCCCGCCGACCTGATGGGCACCAACGTGTGGGCGACCTCGTTCGCGGGCGTCGAACTGGCACGCATGATGACCTGGGGCGAAGGCCTGGACCGCCGCAGCGAGTACGCGGCGGCGAGCCCGTGCGACATGTGCAACGCACCCCAGAACGTTCTGGAACCCGTGATCCTCGCGGCCGCGAGGGAACGCAAGGCCGACATCCGGTTCAACACCGAACTCATCGACATCAAGCAGGACGACGAGGGGGTACGGGCCACTCTGCGGCGCCGCGACGACGGTGCGGAATACACCGTCGAGGCCCGCTACGTGATCGGCGCCGACGGCGGGAACAGCACCGTCGCTCGCGTTCTCGACTTCGCCATGGAGGGCGAGGCCGGTATCGGCTCGGCCTTCACGGTCTGGATCGAGGCGGACCTGACCCGTTTCGCCAAGCACCGTCCCGGCGCCCTGTTCTGGGTCTCGCCCCCCGGCACCAACGTGTTGTGGAGCCCGTGGACCACCATCGTGCCCCACACGGAGTGGATGGCCCTGTTCCTGATGCACGACCTGCTGCCCGCCGACACCTCGGACGAGGCGGTCGCCGAGATCGTCCGGGCCGGAATCGGGGATCCCGACGTCGAGTTCAAGATCAAGCACATCGGGCAGTGGCAGGTCAACCATGTGGTGGCCGAGCGGTACCGCAAAGGCCGGGTCTTCCTGGCCGGCGACGCGGCGCACCGTCATCCGCCGTCCAACGGACTCGGCAGCAACACCTCGATCCAGGACTCCTACAACCTGGCCTGGAAACTGGCCCTCGTGCTGCGCGGAGACGCCGGTGAGGAGCTGCTGGACAGCTACCACGACGAGCGCAAGCCCGTGGGACGTCAGGTGATCGACCGGGCGATCAAGAGCCTTGCCCAGCTACAGCCGTTGAGCGAGACGATCGGCCTGGCCTACGGACAGACCCCCGAGCAGGGCTGGGCGATCGTCGACGAGCTCTTCGCCCCGGGCGAAGCCGGGGCGGCCCGCCGGGCCAAACTGCTGGACGCGGTGCAGCTGGTCAACTACCAGCTGAACGCCCACGGCGTGGAGTTGGGGCAGCGGTACACCTCCACCGCCGTCGCCGACGACGGCACACCGTTCCCCGAGTACACACGAGACCCCGAGCTCCACTACCACCCGACGACGCATCCCGGCGCCCACCTGCCCCACGTCCGGCTCCAGCACGGCACCGAGTACGTCTCGACCCTCGACCTCGTCGGGCACGGCCGGTTCACCGTGCTCACCGGCGTCGACGGAGCGGCCTGGACCGAGGCCGCGGCGGCCGTCTCGCGCGAAACCGGTCTCACCATCGAGGCGCGGACGATCGGAATGCGCGCCGAGTACGACGACGTGCTCGGGGAGTGGACCAGGATCCGCGAGTTCGATGACGACGGCTGCCTCCTGGTCCGCCCGGACCGTCATGTGGCGTGGCGCTCCCGTAACTCGGTCGGCGACCCGGTGGAGACACTCCGTGGGGTCCTCGCCTCCGTGCTGGGGACGCCGTCCGGCAACGACTGA
- a CDS encoding flavin reductase family protein, translating into MSETADRDHIRRHIALIDEASLEPGLSADGFREAFRNHAGGVAVVTADAGRGPVALTATSVISVSATPPLLVFSVSALSSATPTILESSSLVVHLLGAGQVDLARLCATSGVDRFADTGAWARLETGEPYFVAAPVCIRGAIAATFAAGASTLVVVNATHAHYAPTNDARSDASRPLVYHNRTWHQLSELSELTDPHLFSKERRTSHGQAEDHHREHAARQDRPHHR; encoded by the coding sequence ATGTCGGAAACCGCTGATCGCGATCACATACGCCGGCACATCGCGTTGATCGACGAAGCCTCTCTGGAGCCGGGGTTGTCGGCCGACGGTTTCCGCGAGGCCTTCCGCAACCACGCGGGCGGAGTCGCGGTCGTGACCGCTGACGCCGGCCGGGGCCCGGTCGCCTTGACCGCGACGTCGGTGATATCAGTGAGCGCGACACCACCGCTCCTTGTGTTCTCCGTGTCCGCCCTCTCCTCGGCGACGCCGACGATCCTGGAGTCGTCGTCCCTGGTCGTGCATCTGCTGGGGGCCGGTCAGGTCGACCTCGCCCGGCTGTGTGCGACGAGCGGAGTGGACCGCTTCGCCGACACCGGTGCCTGGGCTCGGCTGGAGACCGGCGAGCCGTACTTCGTCGCGGCTCCGGTATGCATCCGAGGCGCCATCGCCGCCACCTTCGCCGCGGGAGCTTCAACCCTCGTCGTCGTCAACGCCACCCACGCGCACTACGCGCCGACGAACGACGCCCGGAGCGACGCGTCGCGTCCGCTGGTCTACCACAACCGGACTTGGCATCAGTTGAGCGAGCTGTCCGAGTTGACAGACCCCCACCTCTTTTCAAAGGAGCGGAGAACTTCCCATGGCCAAGCTGAAGATCATCATCGCGAGCACGCGGCCAGGCAGGATCGGCCTCACCATCGGTGA
- a CDS encoding NAD(P)H-dependent oxidoreductase: MAKLKIIIASTRPGRIGLTIGEWFETRAKEHGGFDEIELVDLAEVNLPFMNEPHHPRLGRYTHQHTRDWSAKVAEGNAFVFVMPEYNFGYNAELKNAIDYLHREWQYKAVGLVSYGGVSAGTRAAQMIKQVVTTLKMTPVVESVAIPFVHQLIDEEEGLMSNEIMTDSATAMLDELARVTEALRPLRPPAAS, from the coding sequence ATGGCCAAGCTGAAGATCATCATCGCGAGCACGCGGCCAGGCAGGATCGGCCTCACCATCGGTGAGTGGTTCGAGACCCGCGCCAAGGAGCACGGCGGTTTCGACGAGATCGAGTTGGTCGACCTGGCCGAGGTGAACCTGCCGTTCATGAACGAGCCGCACCACCCGCGCCTGGGCCGGTACACCCACCAGCACACGCGTGACTGGAGCGCCAAGGTCGCGGAGGGGAACGCCTTCGTGTTCGTGATGCCGGAGTACAACTTCGGCTACAACGCCGAGTTGAAGAACGCCATCGACTACCTGCACCGAGAGTGGCAGTACAAGGCGGTCGGCCTGGTCAGCTACGGGGGCGTCTCGGCCGGCACCCGGGCCGCGCAGATGATCAAACAGGTCGTGACCACCTTGAAAATGACGCCGGTCGTCGAGTCGGTCGCGATCCCCTTCGTCCACCAACTCATCGACGAGGAGGAGGGCCTGATGTCGAACGAGATCATGACCGACTCCGCGACAGCCATGCTCGACGAACTCGCGCGGGTCACCGAGGCCCTGCGCCCGCTGCGCCCGCCTGCGGCCTCGTAA
- a CDS encoding acyl-CoA dehydrogenase: MTASYSAPRSLLVSRRDLEFTLYEWLDVETLTQRERYADHTRETFDAVLDLCAEIAEERFAPHNRLNDQEEPRVVAGRAVVQPDVKTALDTVADAGLLSGGMDARVGGLQLPQVVQTACFLWFQAANIGTWAYAMLTVAGANLLLAHGTDEQVATYVRPMIEGRYHGTMCLSEPQAGSSLADLTCRAEPRDDGTFRIFGNKMWISGGDHELGENIVHLVLARIPGGPPGVKGLSLLLVPKYLVNADGTRGERNDVVLAGLNHKMGYRGTTNTLLNFGEGTYRPGGEPGAVGHLVGGPHQGLAAMFHMMNEARTGVGAGATALGYTGYLKSLTYARTRAQGRPVGAKDPTAPPVPLIEHADVRRMLLAQKSYVEGALGLVLYCGRLLDEERSATGGTERARARLLLEVLTPIAKSWPSQWCLRANDLAIQIHGGYGYTREYDVEQHYRDNRLNPIHEGTHGIQALDLLGRKVVMDDGAGLAAVEALVRATIERACAVGGEARDLAADLDRTFTRLVEVTRTIHTADVPVGVRLANASVYLEAAGHVVVAWIWLEQFLATGDGDDALRHGKRQACRYFYRYELPRTAAQFDLLARLDTTTLGTDDTWF, encoded by the coding sequence ATGACCGCCTCGTACTCCGCCCCGCGCTCACTCCTGGTGTCCCGCCGGGACCTGGAGTTCACGCTCTACGAGTGGCTCGACGTCGAAACGCTCACCCAACGCGAGCGGTACGCGGACCACACGCGGGAGACGTTCGACGCCGTCCTGGACCTGTGTGCGGAGATCGCCGAGGAACGCTTCGCTCCGCACAACAGGCTGAACGACCAGGAGGAACCGAGGGTCGTCGCTGGCCGGGCGGTGGTGCAGCCCGACGTCAAGACTGCCCTCGACACGGTCGCGGACGCCGGACTGCTGAGCGGCGGTATGGATGCCCGCGTGGGGGGCCTGCAACTCCCGCAGGTGGTCCAGACCGCGTGCTTCCTCTGGTTCCAGGCGGCGAACATCGGCACGTGGGCGTACGCCATGCTGACGGTCGCAGGCGCCAACCTGCTGCTCGCCCACGGCACCGACGAGCAGGTCGCCACCTACGTCCGCCCCATGATCGAGGGCCGCTATCACGGCACCATGTGTCTGTCGGAGCCGCAGGCGGGATCCTCGCTCGCCGACCTCACCTGCCGTGCCGAGCCCCGTGACGACGGCACCTTCCGGATCTTCGGCAACAAGATGTGGATCTCCGGAGGAGACCACGAGTTGGGGGAGAACATCGTCCACCTCGTCCTGGCGAGGATTCCGGGCGGCCCGCCCGGGGTGAAGGGCCTCTCACTCCTCCTGGTACCCAAGTACCTGGTGAACGCCGACGGCACGCGCGGCGAGCGCAACGACGTGGTCCTCGCCGGGCTGAACCACAAGATGGGATACCGCGGCACGACGAACACACTGCTGAACTTCGGCGAGGGCACCTACCGGCCCGGCGGCGAGCCCGGGGCGGTCGGCCACCTCGTCGGCGGCCCGCACCAGGGCCTGGCCGCCATGTTCCACATGATGAACGAGGCTCGGACCGGCGTCGGAGCGGGGGCGACGGCACTGGGATACACCGGCTACCTGAAGTCCCTGACGTACGCCCGTACCCGCGCCCAGGGACGTCCGGTGGGGGCCAAGGACCCCACCGCACCGCCGGTGCCCCTCATCGAGCACGCCGATGTGCGGCGGATGCTCCTGGCTCAGAAGTCCTACGTGGAAGGGGCGCTGGGACTTGTCCTGTACTGCGGCAGGCTGCTCGACGAGGAGCGCAGCGCGACCGGCGGGACGGAGCGCGCGCGGGCCCGCCTGTTGCTGGAGGTTCTCACCCCGATCGCGAAGAGCTGGCCTTCCCAGTGGTGCCTGCGGGCGAACGACCTGGCGATCCAGATCCACGGCGGCTACGGCTACACCCGCGAGTACGACGTGGAGCAGCACTACCGGGACAACCGGCTCAACCCCATTCACGAGGGAACCCACGGAATTCAGGCCCTCGATCTGCTGGGCCGCAAGGTGGTCATGGACGACGGGGCCGGCCTCGCCGCGGTCGAAGCGCTCGTCCGGGCCACGATCGAGCGGGCTTGTGCCGTCGGCGGGGAGGCACGTGATCTCGCGGCCGACCTCGATCGCACCTTCACCCGGCTCGTCGAGGTGACCCGGACGATCCACACCGCCGACGTGCCCGTCGGCGTTCGCCTGGCCAACGCGTCGGTGTATCTGGAGGCCGCCGGGCATGTCGTCGTGGCCTGGATCTGGCTGGAGCAGTTCCTTGCCACCGGCGACGGAGACGATGCCCTCCGGCACGGCAAGCGGCAGGCCTGCCGTTACTTCTACCGCTATGAACTGCCCCGTACCGCAGCGCAGTTCGACCTCCTGGCGCGCCTGGACACGACGACGCTGGGCACCGACGACACCTGGTTCTGA
- a CDS encoding NAD(P)-dependent oxidoreductase, translating to MGTSLKGRTIVMSGGSRGIGLAILTAAAREGANAVFLAKTDSPDPRLPGTVHTAVAGIEAAGGSAVAVVGDVREEADVERAVATAVDRFGGVDICVNNASALDVRGTEELPVKRFDLMQSINSRGTFLLTRACLPYLKRSDHAHILTLSPPFNLAPRWLGAHPAYTLSKYGMTLLTLGWAAEFAEDGIAANCLWPQTLIATAAVANVLDGERLTSRSRGPEIMADAALAVLARPPREQTGQTLVDADVLTAAGHTDLSGYGGGREPELDFFVDPPRVG from the coding sequence ATGGGGACATCACTGAAGGGCCGGACCATCGTGATGTCCGGCGGCAGCCGTGGCATCGGGCTGGCCATCCTCACCGCCGCGGCCCGCGAGGGCGCCAACGCGGTGTTCCTGGCCAAGACCGACTCGCCCGATCCGAGGCTGCCGGGCACCGTGCACACGGCGGTCGCCGGGATCGAGGCGGCCGGCGGATCCGCGGTCGCGGTGGTCGGCGACGTCCGTGAGGAAGCCGACGTCGAGCGCGCGGTGGCCACGGCGGTGGACCGGTTCGGGGGCGTCGACATCTGCGTCAACAACGCCAGCGCTCTCGATGTGCGGGGCACCGAGGAACTGCCCGTCAAGCGCTTCGACCTCATGCAGTCGATCAACAGCAGGGGCACCTTCCTGCTGACCCGGGCCTGCCTGCCGTACCTGAAGCGGTCCGACCACGCCCACATCCTGACCCTGTCACCGCCGTTCAACCTCGCCCCGCGCTGGCTCGGCGCCCACCCCGCCTACACCCTGTCGAAGTACGGGATGACGCTGCTCACCCTCGGCTGGGCGGCCGAGTTCGCGGAGGACGGCATCGCGGCGAACTGCCTGTGGCCGCAGACCCTGATCGCGACCGCCGCGGTCGCCAACGTCCTGGACGGCGAGAGGCTCACCTCCCGGTCACGCGGCCCCGAGATCATGGCGGACGCGGCCCTCGCCGTGCTCGCCCGCCCACCGCGTGAACAGACCGGCCAGACCCTCGTCGACGCCGACGTGCTGACCGCGGCCGGTCACACGGATCTCTCCGGGTACGGCGGGGGCCGGGAACCGGAGCTCGACTTCTTCGTGGATCCTCCGCGGGTGGGATGA
- a CDS encoding enoyl-CoA hydratase-related protein translates to MTAVTVTSSPRIRTEVRDAVGTVEISNPARRNALSVAMMTELAAALRKMDEDPDVRVVVVRGAGEQAFVSGADISEFPGRQDEAARQAADDAATTLFTQLSALSVPVIARIHGYCLGAGMALALGADLRYADTRSVLAIPAARLGVGYPLAQTAALVQTVGPSVASDLLFTGRRLPAAEAHAVGLVDRVAEPDELGKVVDELAATIAANAPLSVRAAKASVQAVRRLGEGDEAAGSAALSHAIEAVARCRTSDDLREGALAFLEKRPPHFTGR, encoded by the coding sequence ATGACCGCGGTGACCGTGACCTCCTCGCCACGGATCCGCACCGAGGTACGGGACGCGGTCGGCACCGTGGAGATCAGCAATCCGGCCCGGCGCAACGCGCTGTCCGTGGCGATGATGACCGAACTCGCCGCCGCGCTAAGGAAGATGGACGAGGACCCGGACGTACGTGTGGTCGTCGTGCGCGGCGCGGGCGAGCAGGCCTTCGTCTCCGGCGCGGACATCAGCGAGTTCCCGGGCCGCCAGGACGAGGCCGCACGACAGGCGGCGGACGACGCCGCCACGACGTTGTTCACCCAGCTGTCGGCACTCTCGGTGCCCGTCATCGCCCGTATCCACGGCTACTGCCTGGGCGCGGGCATGGCCCTCGCCCTGGGCGCGGACCTGCGCTACGCGGACACCCGCAGTGTCCTGGCCATCCCGGCCGCCCGCCTGGGCGTCGGCTACCCCTTGGCGCAGACCGCCGCGCTCGTCCAGACCGTGGGGCCGTCGGTCGCGAGCGACCTGCTGTTCACCGGACGTCGGCTGCCGGCCGCCGAGGCGCACGCCGTGGGCCTGGTGGACCGGGTCGCCGAACCCGACGAACTGGGCAAGGTGGTCGACGAACTCGCCGCGACCATCGCGGCGAACGCACCTCTGTCTGTCCGCGCCGCCAAGGCGTCCGTACAAGCCGTCCGCCGCCTGGGCGAGGGCGACGAAGCGGCGGGCAGCGCCGCGCTGAGTCACGCCATCGAGGCCGTCGCCCGTTGCCGCACCTCCGACGACCTCCGGGAAGGCGCCCTCGCCTTCCTGGAGAAGCGGCCCCCTCACTTCACCGGCCGCTGA
- a CDS encoding fumarylacetoacetate hydrolase family protein, whose protein sequence is MTTPTPASPADWTDGLGLARVLHGGGPVVALRRDGATKARLALVEGQVFEDLPPLLEAAQGDPAAIETGPVIDAPDHRLLSPVGRPGKVICIGQNYLAHVHEGGRNAGPGHPDLFPKWHTSLAAPFADVTLPPESDQIDYESELAVVIGARARRIAAEDAESVIFGYTAANDVSVRDFQFHTTQRVAGKAWDGLTPVGPVVVPATRLGGARPDLAIKGTLDGEVLQDDRTSSLLFGVPELVAYITTVMTLEPGDLILTGTPSGVGFVREPKVLLRDGSEFEVRIEGIGALRNRFVAEKVG, encoded by the coding sequence ATGACCACTCCGACGCCCGCTTCACCGGCGGACTGGACCGACGGACTCGGCCTCGCCCGGGTCCTGCACGGCGGTGGCCCCGTGGTCGCGCTCAGGCGGGACGGGGCGACCAAGGCGCGCCTCGCCCTCGTGGAGGGCCAGGTCTTCGAAGACCTGCCCCCGCTGCTGGAGGCGGCTCAGGGCGACCCCGCGGCCATCGAGACCGGCCCCGTGATCGACGCGCCCGACCATCGGCTGCTGAGCCCGGTCGGACGCCCGGGCAAGGTCATCTGCATCGGGCAGAACTACCTCGCGCACGTGCACGAGGGCGGCCGCAACGCGGGACCGGGCCACCCCGATCTCTTTCCGAAATGGCACACCTCACTGGCGGCGCCCTTCGCCGACGTGACCCTGCCACCGGAGTCGGACCAGATCGACTACGAGAGCGAGCTCGCCGTGGTCATCGGTGCCCGTGCGCGTCGGATCGCGGCCGAGGACGCGGAGAGCGTCATCTTCGGGTACACCGCGGCCAACGACGTCTCCGTGCGTGACTTCCAGTTCCACACCACGCAGCGGGTCGCCGGCAAGGCCTGGGACGGTCTCACCCCCGTCGGGCCGGTCGTCGTGCCCGCCACGCGACTCGGCGGCGCACGACCCGACCTCGCCATCAAGGGCACGCTCGACGGTGAGGTCCTCCAGGACGACCGCACCTCCTCACTCCTGTTCGGGGTACCGGAGTTGGTCGCCTACATCACCACCGTGATGACCCTGGAGCCGGGTGACCTGATCCTGACCGGCACCCCGTCGGGGGTCGGATTCGTACGCGAGCCGAAGGTGCTCCTGCGCGACGGCTCGGAGTTCGAAGTGCGCATCGAGGGGATCGGCGCGCTGCGCAACCGCTTCGTGGCCGAGAAGGTCGGATGA
- a CDS encoding CaiB/BaiF CoA-transferase family protein, with protein sequence MTATTKSAEPGPAFLRGVRVLDVTGALAGPYCTTILSDLGADVLKIEPVRGDGMRARRMGPERRSIPFDLTHRDKQSLAVDMKSRAGADIVRSLARRSDVLVENFRVGAMARLGLGYEDLRAECPDLVYCSISGFGQFGPMRDAKGIDLIAQAYSGLMSVTGSVDGQLAKAGFPISDVGTGMWGAIGVLAALLRARAGGGGAYIDVALADSVAAWSLWEVADYVATGVEPAPLGTAHRLAAPYEAFTCQDGATLVLGAVDRAWEALCAVLELDLRDDPRFATEYERFQHRAPLAEIIQARFATAPRDHWMDALRAAGVPCGPVNGISDILTDEQFAARGLFVHDEERFAEQTIVNTPIVADGAPRARGRAPELGGDTIAVLAGLGYDDDQIAALVEDGVVGVRDADKATATAAQARTEAATPAAGSAEAQK encoded by the coding sequence ATGACAGCGACAACGAAGTCCGCCGAACCCGGGCCGGCCTTCCTACGAGGCGTACGCGTCCTGGATGTGACCGGAGCCCTGGCCGGCCCCTACTGCACGACCATCCTGTCCGACCTCGGCGCGGACGTCCTCAAGATCGAACCGGTCAGAGGTGACGGCATGCGCGCCCGGCGGATGGGCCCGGAGCGCAGGTCGATCCCCTTCGACCTGACCCACCGCGACAAGCAGAGCCTCGCGGTCGACATGAAGTCCCGCGCCGGCGCCGACATCGTGCGCTCCCTGGCACGACGCAGCGACGTCCTGGTGGAGAACTTTCGGGTGGGCGCGATGGCGCGGCTCGGACTGGGTTACGAGGATCTGCGGGCGGAGTGCCCCGACCTCGTCTACTGCTCCATCTCCGGCTTCGGGCAGTTCGGCCCGATGCGCGACGCGAAGGGCATCGACCTGATCGCGCAGGCCTACAGCGGGCTGATGTCCGTGACCGGGTCGGTCGACGGGCAGCTGGCCAAGGCGGGCTTCCCCATATCCGACGTGGGCACCGGCATGTGGGGAGCGATCGGCGTCCTGGCCGCGCTGCTGCGCGCACGCGCCGGTGGCGGCGGCGCGTACATCGACGTCGCGCTCGCGGACTCGGTGGCCGCCTGGTCGCTGTGGGAGGTCGCCGACTACGTGGCGACGGGGGTGGAACCGGCCCCACTGGGCACGGCGCACCGACTGGCCGCCCCCTACGAGGCGTTCACCTGCCAGGACGGCGCCACTCTCGTGCTCGGTGCGGTCGACCGGGCGTGGGAGGCGCTGTGTGCCGTCCTTGAGCTCGACCTGCGCGACGATCCGCGCTTCGCCACGGAGTACGAACGCTTCCAGCACCGGGCGCCCCTCGCGGAGATCATCCAGGCACGTTTCGCGACGGCTCCCCGGGACCACTGGATGGACGCGCTACGAGCGGCAGGGGTCCCCTGCGGTCCGGTCAACGGCATCAGCGACATCCTCACCGACGAACAGTTCGCCGCGCGGGGCCTGTTCGTGCACGACGAGGAGCGCTTCGCGGAGCAGACGATCGTGAACACCCCCATCGTCGCCGACGGGGCGCCGCGCGCCCGAGGCCGCGCACCCGAACTCGGCGGGGACACGATCGCGGTCCTGGCCGGACTGGGATACGACGACGATCAGATCGCCGCCCTGGTCGAGGACGGTGTCGTCGGCGTGCGCGATGCCGACAAGGCCACGGCCACAGCCGCTCAGGCGAGGACGGAGGCGGCCACCCCGGCCGCCGGCAGCGCCGAGGCACAGAAATGA
- a CDS encoding putative quinol monooxygenase gives MAIAISATWTAHPGKEDVVRDALAKLVPAARAEPGCQAYVVHQDPERPTVFRFFEIYDDEDALKAHGDSPHFAKYAVGQAAPALADRSHEFTTVLDF, from the coding sequence ATGGCCATCGCCATCTCCGCCACCTGGACGGCCCACCCTGGCAAGGAGGATGTCGTCCGCGACGCCCTGGCCAAACTGGTCCCAGCCGCTCGCGCCGAACCCGGATGCCAGGCATACGTCGTTCACCAGGACCCTGAGCGGCCCACGGTCTTCAGGTTCTTCGAGATCTACGACGACGAGGACGCGCTCAAGGCGCACGGCGACTCTCCCCACTTCGCGAAGTATGCGGTGGGTCAGGCGGCTCCGGCGTTGGCGGACCGCTCGCACGAGTTCACCACCGTGCTCGATTTCTGA
- a CDS encoding DUF3500 domain-containing protein produces MPKPPETDVQHATRFRRYVPAPDDPRVAGLHEHTARTYADARLSIPVLAEVVRQWRESAEEPFVGITTDGRVRHGVYELGAVPDAEHPPTEAMLRAVEEIRRHTTHEQWQRLTYPLEAPQWRTWSNPEALLYDNGLRLEEVPDETADALLGLVRATLSEDGYTVVRHLMRLNGFLGELTDMSGVMNPGSYHFAVFGEPSPDQPWGWHLYGHHVCVNALVAGDRMVIGPVFLGAEPDSTDVGPDAGVRPLGVREGVGLSFVNSLTPQQLSVARSYPEVRDPRMPEGRVHPVEERFLAGAFQDNRVIPVEGIRATELDGEQQQLLLAVIEQYNDLLPEGPRAARMREVRAHLPETYLTWIGGVDDEQPFYYRVQSPVVLIEFDHHAGMFLTNPVPARFHIHTIQRLPNGNDYGRLLWKPRT; encoded by the coding sequence ATGCCGAAACCGCCTGAGACCGACGTGCAGCACGCCACGCGGTTCCGTCGCTACGTTCCCGCCCCCGACGACCCGCGCGTCGCCGGCCTGCACGAGCACACGGCTCGGACGTACGCCGACGCCCGGCTGAGCATTCCGGTGCTCGCCGAGGTGGTACGCCAGTGGCGCGAGAGCGCGGAAGAACCGTTCGTCGGCATCACCACCGACGGCCGCGTCCGCCACGGCGTCTACGAACTCGGGGCGGTCCCCGATGCCGAGCACCCGCCCACCGAGGCGATGCTCCGCGCGGTCGAGGAGATCCGCCGCCACACCACGCACGAGCAGTGGCAGCGGCTGACCTATCCGCTGGAGGCACCGCAGTGGCGGACCTGGAGCAACCCCGAGGCGCTGCTGTACGACAACGGCCTCCGCCTGGAGGAAGTGCCGGACGAGACCGCGGACGCGCTGCTGGGGCTGGTGAGGGCGACCCTAAGCGAGGACGGCTACACCGTGGTGCGCCACCTGATGCGGCTCAACGGCTTCCTCGGTGAGCTCACCGACATGAGCGGGGTCATGAATCCCGGCAGCTATCACTTCGCCGTCTTCGGCGAGCCGTCCCCGGACCAGCCGTGGGGATGGCACCTGTACGGCCACCACGTGTGCGTCAACGCCCTGGTGGCGGGGGACCGGATGGTGATCGGCCCCGTCTTCCTCGGTGCCGAGCCGGACAGTACCGACGTCGGTCCGGATGCCGGTGTCCGGCCGCTGGGTGTCCGTGAAGGGGTCGGGCTGTCGTTCGTCAACAGCCTCACTCCGCAACAGCTCTCCGTGGCCCGCAGCTACCCGGAGGTGCGCGATCCACGGATGCCGGAAGGGCGGGTGCACCCGGTGGAGGAGCGGTTCCTCGCGGGGGCCTTCCAGGACAACCGTGTGATCCCGGTGGAGGGCATCCGCGCCACCGAACTGGACGGCGAGCAGCAGCAGTTGCTGCTGGCCGTCATCGAGCAGTACAACGACCTGCTGCCCGAAGGCCCGCGGGCGGCCCGCATGCGCGAGGTGCGTGCGCATCTTCCGGAGACGTACCTGACCTGGATCGGCGGCGTCGACGACGAGCAGCCGTTCTACTACCGGGTGCAGAGCCCGGTGGTGCTGATCGAGTTCGACCACCACGCCGGCATGTTTCTGACGAATCCGGTCCCGGCCCGCTTCCACATCCACACCATCCAGCGGCTGCCCAACGGCAACGACTACGGCCGCCTGCTGTGGAAGCCCCGTACCTGA